In Terriglobia bacterium, a single window of DNA contains:
- a CDS encoding alkaline phosphatase family protein, which yields MKTKRPVLLIPVFLLVLGLLAHFTALRAWNAFIGYHPPYAVSNLRAAPLPPITPHVYIILVDGLRYDQSREMNFLNALRRRGADVICRVGLPSLSLPGRAVMMSGAWQEVHGQLTNFKARPLPIDTIFQLAKKKGLKTALEAGNNAQKLFTPYVDERVTLPSGDGHQLGKDVVKGERELHQASASARELIRTKDPSLFLIDLTMTDEVAHDFGAVSPEYKNAAELTDREIRNLAATIDFSSSVLMVTSDHGHVDRGGHGGDEPDVMTVPWVMAGKGIQPGVALLGRQIDLAPTVAALLGTEIPAANQGMILTDALRIDGAAKVGLLDSLYHQRKNFTDAYLSVVKGTPAHALTQEPSVKIVTSLEAALDGLDTEAQAAKQERIAREPAARLKWVLPLVLLPLGGSLFYLRRRWVNLREVAWGLGAIGIYWIVYGGLFEAAHMGYSFTAVNVEENLQLFFGKNMLFAAGALFIAVAVTAGLMRRPQPSEVPQRLGDSAGGTLLSSSYVAAAMIAFSILVKVCVEYWRYGLFVRWYVPNLHWGFGIYLDLLQLVVVGCVAWLAPLPAWVGMKLVPGSKSALP from the coding sequence GTGAAAACAAAACGACCGGTCCTCTTGATTCCTGTTTTCTTGCTTGTCCTTGGGCTTCTGGCGCACTTCACAGCGCTTCGAGCCTGGAATGCCTTCATCGGATATCATCCGCCCTATGCGGTTTCAAATCTGCGAGCGGCCCCGCTCCCACCCATCACCCCGCATGTCTACATCATCCTTGTCGACGGGTTGCGATACGACCAATCGCGTGAAATGAATTTTCTCAACGCGCTTCGCCGTCGCGGAGCCGATGTCATTTGCCGTGTGGGATTGCCGTCACTCAGTTTGCCGGGCCGCGCCGTCATGATGAGCGGCGCCTGGCAGGAGGTTCACGGCCAACTCACCAACTTCAAGGCCCGTCCTCTTCCAATCGATACAATCTTTCAGCTTGCCAAAAAGAAAGGCTTGAAGACCGCTCTTGAAGCCGGAAACAATGCCCAGAAATTATTTACACCTTACGTGGATGAAAGAGTCACGCTTCCTTCAGGCGATGGCCACCAATTGGGAAAGGATGTTGTCAAAGGGGAGCGGGAGTTGCATCAGGCGTCGGCTTCGGCGCGCGAACTGATCCGCACGAAGGACCCAAGTCTTTTCCTGATCGACTTGACGATGACGGACGAAGTGGCCCATGACTTTGGGGCGGTTTCCCCGGAGTACAAGAACGCCGCTGAGCTGACGGACAGAGAAATCCGAAATCTCGCGGCCACCATCGATTTCTCCAGTTCCGTGCTGATGGTGACCTCGGATCACGGTCACGTCGACCGCGGCGGGCATGGGGGAGATGAACCCGATGTGATGACGGTTCCCTGGGTGATGGCAGGGAAGGGGATTCAACCCGGCGTGGCCCTGCTGGGCCGGCAGATCGACCTTGCCCCCACCGTGGCCGCACTCCTGGGCACCGAGATCCCGGCGGCCAACCAGGGAATGATTCTCACGGATGCCCTGCGAATTGACGGCGCCGCCAAAGTTGGATTGCTCGACAGTCTCTATCACCAAAGAAAGAATTTCACGGATGCGTACTTGTCGGTCGTGAAAGGAACGCCCGCCCATGCCCTCACTCAAGAACCTTCGGTCAAGATCGTGACCTCCCTCGAAGCGGCTCTTGACGGACTTGATACAGAGGCGCAAGCCGCCAAGCAGGAACGGATCGCGCGCGAGCCGGCGGCGAGGCTAAAGTGGGTCCTGCCGCTCGTCCTTCTGCCTTTGGGGGGGAGTCTTTTTTACCTTCGCCGTCGATGGGTCAATCTCCGCGAGGTCGCCTGGGGCCTTGGCGCGATAGGAATTTATTGGATCGTGTACGGGGGACTCTTTGAAGCCGCTCATATGGGCTACTCCTTCACGGCAGTCAATGTCGAGGAAAACCTCCAACTCTTCTTCGGCAAGAATATGCTCTTTGCCGCCGGTGCATTGTTCATCGCAGTGGCGGTGACCGCCGGTTTGATGAGGCGTCCTCAACCCTCAGAAGTACCCCAGAGGTTGGGGGATTCAGCAGGAGGGACCCTGTTGAGTTCCTCCTACGTTGCTGCGGCCATGATTGCATTTTCAATTCTGGTCAAGGTTTGCGTGGAATATTGGCGCTATGGGCTGTTTGTCCGCTGGTATGTGCCCAACCTGCATTGGGGGTTCGGCATCTACCTGGATCTCCTTCAACTGGTGGTCGTCGGATGCGTCGCCTGGCTGGCTCCGCTTCCGGCATGGGTGGGAATGAAACTCGTTCCCGGTTCGAAGAGCGCTCTCCCATAG